In Deltaproteobacteria bacterium, the following proteins share a genomic window:
- a CDS encoding site-2 protease family protein: MSSFIQQISIMALPLLLGVILHEVAHGWVANKLGDPTARLSGRLTLNPMAHIDPFGSILIPGILILSHAPFLFGYAKPVPVNFHNLRNPKKDMVWVALAGAVTNLLLALVFSLVHRVLMAATPLWEWPLLSLLLQPLILMLRYGVVINVALAIFNLIPIPPLDGGRVMVGLLPVKAAYTYSKLEPFGFLIVIGLLVTHILDWLISPLIYFFIQLLLGASMYI; the protein is encoded by the coding sequence ATGAGTTCATTTATCCAACAAATCAGCATCATGGCCCTGCCCCTTCTTTTGGGGGTCATTTTGCATGAGGTGGCCCATGGCTGGGTAGCCAATAAATTGGGTGATCCCACGGCCCGGTTATCCGGACGTTTGACCCTCAATCCCATGGCCCATATCGACCCTTTCGGTTCTATCCTGATCCCCGGGATCCTGATTTTATCCCATGCCCCGTTTCTTTTCGGATATGCCAAACCGGTCCCGGTCAACTTTCATAATCTCAGGAATCCCAAAAAGGACATGGTTTGGGTGGCCCTGGCCGGGGCCGTGACCAATCTGCTCCTGGCTCTGGTCTTTTCTTTGGTTCATCGGGTTTTAATGGCCGCCACCCCCCTTTGGGAATGGCCCTTATTGAGTCTTTTGCTCCAGCCTTTGATCCTGATGCTGCGCTACGGCGTGGTGATCAACGTGGCCCTGGCCATATTCAATCTCATCCCCATCCCGCCTTTAGACGGCGGCCGGGTTATGGTCGGCTTGCTTCCCGTAAAGGCCGCCTATACCTATAGTAAACTGGAGCCCTTTGGATTTCTGATCGTTATTGGACTCTTAGTAACCCATATCCTGGATTGGCTCATCTCCCCGCTGATTTATTTTTTTATTCAGTTGTTATTAGGGGCCTCGATGTATATTTAA